A portion of the uncultured Bacteroides sp. genome contains these proteins:
- a CDS encoding transposase, whose amino-acid sequence MDEGKKTKERKRHIVVYTMGLLMAVVVHAANIHDSKGAPFVFSELKSQFHRLVKIEKSLLKIQKIILTGYLKLRYKMRTLQNPK is encoded by the coding sequence ATTGACGAAGGAAAAAAGACAAAAGAAAGGAAAAGGCATATTGTTGTGTATACAATGGGATTGCTTATGGCTGTTGTTGTTCATGCGGCTAATATACATGATAGCAAAGGCGCACCCTTTGTTTTTTCGGAATTAAAATCCCAGTTTCATAGGCTGGTGAAGATAGAGAAGAGTTTATTGAAAATACAAAAAATAATCTTGACAGGATACTTGAAATTACGCTACAAAATGAGGACTCTCCAAAATCCCAAGTAA
- a CDS encoding lanthionine synthetase LanC family protein → MKRSQLTSIKKYYDILSLREIDKSTHYGLVEGEVGLMLCNAYLYEVLEDEKYFIHCPVLLEQLLEKHSNNNHTLGYGLTGMTWGISILKDNDMLADNCDIWLENVDNFSGAVDILNYSLQKITINSFVIDMADTLLKKIAELPVEYFFSARKETDPKGQILNIQNLDVPHGITGIILQLLKLEEKIHFGLEPLLYRFLDRLWDLRNTEVQGFMFYSLLGDTKRGSTLAWCYGDLPILHLPTQIVKMKN, encoded by the coding sequence ATGAAAAGGAGCCAGCTAACATCAATTAAAAAATACTATGATATTCTCTCTTTACGAGAAATAGATAAAAGTACGCATTACGGCTTAGTTGAGGGAGAAGTTGGGCTTATGCTATGCAATGCTTACCTTTACGAAGTACTTGAAGATGAAAAATATTTTATTCATTGCCCTGTTCTATTAGAGCAATTACTAGAAAAACATTCTAATAATAATCATACATTAGGATATGGACTAACAGGTATGACATGGGGAATATCTATATTGAAAGATAATGATATGTTAGCGGACAACTGTGATATTTGGCTAGAGAATGTCGATAATTTTTCAGGAGCAGTAGATATCCTAAACTATTCTCTACAAAAAATCACGATCAATTCCTTCGTAATTGATATGGCTGACACTTTATTGAAAAAAATAGCTGAATTGCCTGTAGAGTATTTCTTTTCAGCAAGAAAAGAGACAGATCCAAAAGGACAAATTCTCAATATTCAAAATTTAGACGTTCCCCACGGGATCACTGGCATTATTTTGCAATTGTTGAAATTGGAAGAGAAAATACATTTCGGATTAGAGCCATTATTATATAGATTTTTAGATAGGCTTTGGGACTTGCGAAATACAGAAGTACAGGGTTTTATGTTTTATAGCCTTCTGGGAGACACTAAGCGTGGCAGTACGCTTGCATGGTGTTATGGCGATTTACCAATATTACATTTACCAACTCAAATAGTAAAAATGAAAAATTGA
- a CDS encoding type II CAAX endopeptidase family protein: protein MKEAVLLILLFSGIYIVIDKLFFFVANDALRTLLVYACMLFFFLWLVKNKIKNRNIDKKQVQLGKIRWDVFAFLCIGTILCKFVPMHISLLDVPFDNALISQIEETFFLNIVCYCFFAPFLEELVFRGLILYHLFRCYSPLIAILLSALIFGIMHVSYPVPTFLFGILSGLTYYYTSNLTYCILLHSFANLISQLLKLYLSHNATNIGTLEAIIESNLFYAIYIIISIGFIYTTYHILKKRTPAFTKEI from the coding sequence ATGAAAGAAGCTGTTTTGCTAATACTATTATTCTCTGGTATTTACATCGTAATAGATAAGTTGTTCTTTTTTGTGGCAAACGATGCTCTTAGGACTCTTCTTGTTTATGCATGTATGCTTTTTTTCTTCTTATGGCTTGTTAAGAATAAAATTAAAAATAGGAATATAGATAAAAAGCAAGTTCAATTAGGAAAGATTCGTTGGGATGTTTTTGCTTTTTTATGTATAGGTACTATTCTTTGCAAATTTGTACCTATGCATATTTCTCTTTTAGATGTTCCTTTTGATAATGCTTTAATATCTCAAATAGAAGAAACTTTTTTTTTGAATATTGTTTGCTATTGTTTCTTTGCACCGTTTCTCGAAGAACTCGTATTCAGAGGGCTTATTTTGTATCATCTTTTTAGATGCTACTCACCGCTCATCGCAATTCTGTTATCGGCCTTAATCTTTGGAATAATGCATGTCTCATACCCAGTTCCCACATTTTTGTTTGGAATTTTATCCGGACTAACCTATTATTATACCAGTAATTTGACCTATTGTATACTCTTACATAGCTTTGCTAATTTGATTAGTCAATTATTAAAGTTATATTTAAGCCATAATGCAACAAATATTGGCACACTTGAAGCAATAATAGAATCTAACTTATTTTATGCGATATATATAATTATTTCTATTGGTTTCATCTATACAACATACCATATTTTAAAAAAACGTACTCCGGCTTTTACTAAGGAAATCTAA
- a CDS encoding CPBP family intramembrane glutamic endopeptidase — protein sequence MDKEQFQIKKMSGIVLLLGCITIHLATFLPVPQINLSWIDETTQFNVLKSYIANNDTYDFLNMCIAVPIAEELFFRGIILGGLSRCYSPIIALCISSLMFGIFHFNIIGATITGLFLGWVYLRTQNILYGILMHSSINLAGTILRSLLKNGYMEDIYNNLSQYSKMNLWIESIWVKIVCSMLFIACTFGLHVLFKRKMNKHEKEPANIN from the coding sequence ATGGATAAAGAACAATTTCAAATAAAGAAAATGTCTGGAATTGTTTTATTACTTGGATGTATAACCATTCACTTAGCGACGTTTTTACCTGTTCCACAGATAAATCTTTCATGGATCGATGAAACGACACAATTTAATGTGCTTAAAAGTTATATTGCAAACAATGATACGTATGACTTTTTAAACATGTGTATAGCTGTCCCTATTGCAGAAGAACTATTTTTTCGAGGAATAATATTAGGAGGGTTATCGAGGTGCTATTCACCCATAATTGCTTTATGCATATCGTCATTGATGTTTGGAATCTTTCATTTTAACATAATAGGAGCTACCATCACTGGATTGTTTCTTGGGTGGGTATATTTAAGAACCCAAAATATTTTGTATGGCATTTTGATGCATAGTTCAATAAATCTAGCAGGTACCATTTTAAGAAGTCTTTTAAAGAATGGTTATATGGAAGATATCTATAATAATCTATCCCAGTATTCAAAAATGAATCTTTGGATTGAGAGTATTTGGGTTAAAATTGTTTGTAGCATGTTATTTATTGCTTGCACCTTTGGATTACATGTATTGTTTAAAAGAAAAATGAATAAACATGAAAAGGAGCCAGCTAACATCAATTAA
- a CDS encoding ATP-binding protein, with translation MQSVKNEILTKWKIAVGYLLLLAVLFFSLVFIYSEMKGLSASDTELDSKADSLLLLLREKDKNTISMLRVLNTANNNLLSAKELDKIISEQDSVINQQRVQHRIITKRDSVITPAKKKGFFKRIAEVFSPSKDTALLLNTSLEFSTDTVLQEYNPADSLHHKIRKIALQKEKTRMADKLNSKLLHQADNHLTMRIDSLIRNYDEEATVRIMKKAQLEQKVSQRSMKTIGAIAVGAVLLSAVFLILIWRDIARSNRYRKELEKANRRAEELLEAREKLMLTITHDFKAPLGSIMGYTDLLSRLVADERQKFYLDNMKSSSGHLLRLVNDLLDFHRLDLNKAEVNRITFNPAQLFDEIKISFQPLAAAKGLALRCEVAAELNGHFASDPIRIRQIVNNLLSNAVKFTREGSVILTVDYEESKLKITVSDTGKGMAEEDKERIFQEFTRLPGAQGEEGFGLGLSIVHKLVYLLEGQISVDSTKDKGSSFVVTLTIFPVSGVKNQDKAVLDATQATQKHTFSIKSGLKILLIDDDKIQLALTTAMLGQYGISVTSCEQPEELTEHLRNESFDFLLTDVQMPSINGFDLLKLLRASNIPQAKTIPMIAVTARSEMSEAYFRDYGFESCLHKPFSIQELLRAIHCGEAVAEDVSLSRTESRMETPSALNFSSLLVFSGDDKEAARNIIESFIAETSKNAAAMNVALQARDVVAVSSMAHKMLPLFTLLGSAEAVALLSWLEGKREEVVFSKEMEERVLSMLELTDIVVKQAILFSQQ, from the coding sequence ATGCAAAGCGTAAAGAATGAAATATTGACTAAATGGAAAATAGCCGTTGGCTACCTGCTGCTGTTGGCAGTACTTTTCTTTTCACTCGTATTTATTTATAGTGAGATGAAGGGGCTTTCAGCGTCCGATACGGAACTGGACTCAAAAGCTGATAGCTTACTTTTATTGCTGCGCGAAAAGGATAAGAATACAATATCCATGTTACGAGTATTGAACACGGCCAATAACAACTTATTGTCTGCCAAGGAACTCGATAAAATAATTTCTGAACAAGATTCAGTTATTAATCAACAACGCGTGCAACATCGAATCATCACGAAGCGTGATTCGGTAATAACCCCCGCTAAAAAGAAAGGATTCTTTAAGCGTATTGCTGAGGTCTTTTCTCCTTCTAAAGATACAGCTTTATTGCTGAATACTTCGCTGGAATTTAGTACAGATACTGTTCTGCAAGAGTATAATCCGGCAGATTCTCTTCATCACAAGATACGAAAGATCGCTTTACAGAAAGAGAAAACGCGCATGGCTGATAAGCTCAACAGTAAACTGCTTCATCAGGCAGATAATCATTTGACGATGCGCATTGACAGTTTGATTAGGAATTATGATGAAGAAGCGACTGTGCGAATTATGAAAAAAGCGCAGCTTGAACAAAAGGTAAGTCAGCGCTCCATGAAAACGATTGGAGCTATTGCGGTAGGCGCCGTTCTGCTATCGGCTGTTTTCCTCATATTAATATGGAGAGATATTGCTCGGAGTAATCGTTATCGAAAGGAACTGGAGAAAGCAAACCGACGAGCAGAGGAACTACTCGAGGCTCGCGAAAAATTGATGCTTACCATTACGCACGACTTTAAAGCTCCCCTAGGTTCTATTATGGGCTATACCGATTTGTTGTCTCGCCTCGTAGCCGATGAACGGCAAAAGTTTTATCTTGATAATATGAAAAGTTCGTCGGGCCATTTGTTGAGGCTGGTAAATGATTTGCTCGATTTTCATCGTCTCGACCTGAATAAAGCAGAAGTAAACCGCATCACCTTTAATCCGGCACAACTCTTTGATGAGATTAAAATTAGTTTTCAACCTTTGGCTGCGGCGAAAGGATTGGCTTTGCGATGCGAAGTGGCAGCGGAGTTGAATGGACATTTTGCAAGTGATCCCATTCGCATTCGTCAGATAGTGAATAATCTGTTATCCAATGCTGTGAAGTTTACCCGAGAAGGTAGTGTCATTCTAACTGTAGACTATGAAGAATCTAAATTAAAAATCACTGTTTCGGATACGGGGAAGGGGATGGCTGAGGAAGATAAAGAACGGATTTTTCAGGAGTTCACCAGGCTTCCGGGAGCTCAGGGTGAGGAAGGATTTGGCTTGGGACTCTCCATTGTACACAAGTTGGTGTATTTATTAGAAGGGCAGATTAGCGTAGACAGTACTAAAGACAAAGGCAGCTCTTTTGTGGTAACCTTGACTATTTTCCCTGTGAGTGGAGTGAAGAATCAAGATAAAGCGGTACTTGATGCGACGCAAGCAACTCAGAAACATACTTTCTCTATCAAGTCCGGCCTGAAGATCTTGTTGATTGATGATGATAAAATTCAACTGGCGCTTACTACTGCTATGCTAGGTCAGTATGGCATTTCGGTTACCTCTTGCGAACAACCGGAGGAACTGACGGAGCATCTTCGTAACGAATCTTTCGACTTTTTGCTGACAGATGTGCAGATGCCTTCTATCAATGGATTTGATTTGCTGAAGCTTCTTCGGGCATCGAACATTCCACAGGCTAAAACGATTCCGATGATTGCCGTCACGGCCCGAAGCGAGATGAGTGAAGCCTATTTTCGAGATTACGGCTTTGAATCTTGCTTGCACAAACCTTTTTCCATTCAAGAATTGTTGCGAGCCATTCATTGCGGTGAAGCTGTGGCAGAGGACGTCTCATTATCCCGTACCGAATCTCGCATGGAAACCCCTTCTGCACTCAATTTCTCCTCACTTCTGGTTTTCTCGGGAGATGATAAAGAGGCTGCGCGTAATATCATAGAAAGCTTTATTGCTGAAACAAGCAAGAATGCTGCTGCGATGAATGTTGCATTGCAGGCAAGAGATGTCGTAGCTGTTTCTTCCATGGCTCACAAGATGCTTCCCTTGTTTACTCTTCTCGGATCGGCAGAAGCAGTCGCCCTACTCTCGTGGCTTGAAGGCAAGCGGGAGGAAGTTGTTTTCTCCAAGGAAATGGAGGAGAGAGTACTATCAATGTTAGAGTTGACAGATATCGTCGTTAAACAGGCGATACTTTTTAGTCAGCAGTAG
- a CDS encoding translocation/assembly module TamB domain-containing protein → MRRKWVKRVIAILLTPILLFAVLMLLLYIPPVQNFLRKEALGYASEATGMQISARRIDLRFPLNLLVSDLGVVHSSDTLLSMESLNVRVQLLPLFSGRIEVDDFTLKSVAFNSADLIHGIELRGVLGYFAFRSRGVNLSNQTAIIDAAELNNTHLRLILKNDTVKTPEDSTASPRWKIDLHNLKLKNVSFNMLVPEDSVRMGTHVAEATINGAQVDLGRELYGLKHLHASGTSLNYDIGSAKPTKGFDLSHIAIRELNMGLDSVLYRGRNINAAIREFSLNERSGLSITSMTGRLFANDTAIKVSSLKLKTAHSEIDFTGRTTWKLIDLPGQQGHLSMKLDALIGKQDLLLFAGKLPDAFKKEYPFRPLTIHAGAEGNLTNLKLSRFKIDLPGAFSATGGGELLNFTDSLKRFASVDLQAITHNLNFLATFFGTPADGSIVFPQGMTFIAKAEMRGLRFRTLLRAKDGEGALSLTADYDHRTEVYNADFTIDALQMKHFLPKDSIYSFSASGSIKGRGVDVASSRSSAQFEALLNDLHYGRFHVSDVTLTGQMKNALIKAHLASNNQLLKLVADGEYQLNRKYTEGKLDLNVEQIDWYKLGYYPTPMKRAFAFTLAAQTRRDSVNLSLQAGDLNCRFRGRSTLEQLIKQSTDFSTILIKQIKGKLLDHAALRRALPSAGLIFTAGKDNPLSRFLATKEIAYDKVSFRFGTTPTRGINGRAFIHGLRVDSTLLDTLFLTIRQDTARMNIRGGVINAPNNPRFVFKSYITGEIRTEDAELTLEYQNAKGETGVLLGVNARPRNNGLLFKFIPEEPIVAFRKFRFNDDNRVYLRKDRHIFANVEMLDKDGMGVRVHSLRDTTFLQNMDIELRRIRLAEISEAFPYLPQFSGLFSAEAHYVQTATSLQVSTEATINELVYEHQSVGNIGLGATWLPGERGKHYVNSYLTHEGTEVMTVNGEYRSGVKDSMDINSTLEHFPLRIANMFVPDQVVAFSGDLDGNLHLSGQSAKPLMNGELMLDSVSVFARQASARYWLDNRPVKIVNSRMEFDKFAISTTSKNPFTIDGYVDFKELSIPTANLSMKANNYTLLDAPRTNESLIYGKLFVDLNATVRGPLDALVMRGNMNVRGNTNVTYVLRDSPLTVQDRLGDLVTFTSFNDTLSQKKEEEPTISLGGLDMLVTLHIDPAVRLKADLSPDRSSRVELEGGGDLSLQYSPRGDLRLSGRYTLSGGILKYALPVIPLKEFAVNDGSYVEWTGNPMDPNLSLKATERVRASVSGSDGSSRMVNFDISIAVKNQMENLALVFDLEAPEDADVQTEISAMSVEERSKQAIAMLATGIYLANSGTDKNGGLNMGAALNNVLQNQIANVAGAALKTVNISFAMENYDNTNVGGKRTDYNFRYAQRFFNDRFQVVLGGTISTGENADETQSFIDNVSLEYRLDASGTRYVRIFHDKNYESVFEGEITETGVGIVLRKKMNRLGELFIFRRKK, encoded by the coding sequence ATGAGACGGAAATGGGTCAAAAGGGTAATCGCTATATTGCTTACTCCCATATTGCTATTTGCAGTGTTGATGCTGTTACTTTACATTCCGCCGGTACAAAACTTCCTGCGTAAGGAAGCTCTGGGGTATGCCTCTGAAGCAACAGGTATGCAAATTAGTGCCCGCCGCATAGATCTTCGTTTTCCTCTTAATCTTTTGGTAAGTGATTTAGGCGTGGTTCATTCTTCCGACACTCTCTTGTCGATGGAAAGTCTCAACGTTCGGGTGCAACTTCTTCCGCTTTTTAGTGGCAGGATAGAAGTAGACGACTTCACGTTAAAGAGTGTGGCGTTCAACTCGGCCGACTTGATACATGGGATAGAACTACGTGGGGTGTTGGGCTACTTTGCTTTTAGAAGCCGTGGCGTGAACTTATCAAATCAAACTGCGATTATTGATGCGGCAGAACTGAACAACACGCATCTTCGGCTGATATTGAAAAACGACACGGTCAAGACACCGGAAGACTCCACTGCTTCACCTCGTTGGAAGATAGACCTGCATAACTTGAAACTAAAGAATGTATCCTTTAACATGCTGGTACCCGAAGATTCTGTTCGGATGGGAACTCATGTAGCGGAAGCAACCATTAATGGTGCTCAGGTGGATCTGGGACGTGAACTGTATGGATTGAAACATCTGCATGCCAGTGGGACTTCTTTGAATTATGATATAGGTTCGGCTAAACCGACGAAAGGATTTGATCTGTCGCACATTGCTATTCGTGAACTCAATATGGGGCTTGACTCTGTGCTGTATCGAGGTAGAAATATCAATGCTGCTATTCGTGAGTTTTCATTGAACGAACGTTCGGGGTTGAGCATCACTTCCATGACCGGACGCCTGTTTGCCAATGACACTGCTATAAAGGTCTCGTCTTTAAAATTAAAAACAGCTCATTCTGAGATTGATTTTACGGGCCGTACAACATGGAAACTAATTGATCTACCTGGCCAGCAAGGACATTTATCAATGAAGTTGGATGCGCTTATAGGCAAGCAAGATCTATTGTTGTTTGCAGGGAAGTTGCCTGATGCTTTTAAGAAAGAATATCCTTTCCGTCCACTCACGATACATGCCGGAGCAGAAGGAAACCTGACTAACCTGAAATTATCCCGTTTCAAGATTGATCTGCCCGGTGCTTTTTCTGCTACAGGAGGGGGAGAACTGCTAAATTTCACTGATTCCTTAAAGCGTTTCGCCTCAGTCGACTTGCAAGCGATCACTCATAACCTGAATTTCTTAGCAACCTTTTTCGGTACTCCTGCCGACGGATCTATTGTGTTTCCACAGGGAATGACATTTATTGCTAAGGCCGAGATGCGTGGTTTGCGTTTTAGAACCCTTCTCAGGGCCAAAGATGGTGAAGGTGCTTTATCGCTCACGGCCGATTATGATCATCGTACGGAAGTGTATAACGCCGATTTTACAATAGATGCTTTGCAAATGAAGCACTTCCTTCCTAAAGATTCCATCTATTCATTTTCGGCTTCCGGCAGTATAAAAGGCAGAGGAGTAGATGTCGCTTCATCACGTTCTTCAGCCCAATTTGAAGCGCTGCTCAATGATTTGCATTATGGACGTTTCCACGTTTCGGACGTGACACTTACAGGCCAGATGAAAAATGCTTTAATCAAGGCACACTTGGCGAGTAATAATCAATTATTAAAGTTGGTTGCCGATGGAGAGTATCAGTTGAATCGCAAATATACCGAAGGGAAACTTGATCTTAATGTAGAGCAGATTGATTGGTATAAATTGGGTTATTACCCTACTCCTATGAAGAGGGCGTTCGCCTTTACGCTTGCTGCCCAAACCCGGCGTGACTCGGTGAATCTTTCTTTGCAAGCGGGCGATTTAAATTGTCGCTTCCGGGGACGCAGTACGCTGGAGCAATTAATAAAGCAATCAACCGACTTCTCTACCATATTAATAAAGCAAATAAAGGGGAAACTTTTAGATCATGCAGCTCTGCGTCGTGCGCTACCTTCGGCCGGATTGATTTTTACAGCAGGTAAGGACAATCCGCTTAGTCGCTTTTTGGCAACAAAAGAAATCGCTTATGATAAAGTATCGTTTAGATTTGGAACAACTCCTACCCGTGGTATAAACGGCAGGGCATTTATACATGGGCTGAGAGTAGATTCCACACTACTTGATACGCTATTCCTGACAATCAGGCAAGATACTGCTCGGATGAATATTCGAGGAGGAGTGATTAATGCTCCGAACAATCCTCGATTTGTGTTTAAATCCTATATCACCGGAGAGATTCGCACAGAAGATGCGGAACTGACGCTAGAATATCAGAATGCTAAGGGAGAAACAGGTGTGTTGCTTGGCGTGAACGCACGTCCCCGCAATAATGGTTTGTTATTCAAATTTATTCCCGAAGAGCCGATTGTGGCTTTTAGGAAGTTTCGGTTCAATGATGATAATAGGGTCTACTTACGGAAGGATCGGCATATCTTTGCCAATGTAGAAATGCTTGATAAAGACGGAATGGGGGTACGTGTGCATTCTTTGCGAGATACGACTTTTCTGCAGAACATGGATATTGAACTACGCCGCATTCGTTTGGCCGAAATCAGTGAAGCTTTTCCTTACCTGCCTCAATTCTCCGGCCTTTTTTCTGCTGAGGCGCACTATGTGCAGACGGCAACTTCCTTGCAGGTATCTACCGAAGCTACCATAAATGAATTGGTTTATGAGCATCAATCGGTGGGCAATATAGGCTTGGGAGCAACGTGGTTGCCAGGAGAAAGAGGTAAGCACTACGTCAACAGCTACTTAACTCATGAAGGCACAGAAGTGATGACGGTAAATGGTGAATATAGGTCGGGAGTGAAAGATAGTATGGATATAAATAGTACGTTGGAACACTTTCCATTGCGTATAGCCAACATGTTTGTTCCTGATCAGGTGGTTGCCTTTTCCGGAGATTTGGATGGCAATCTTCATCTGTCCGGTCAATCGGCCAAACCTTTGATGAACGGAGAACTCATGCTTGATAGTGTTTCGGTGTTTGCCCGACAAGCAAGTGCTCGTTATTGGTTGGATAATCGTCCGGTGAAAATAGTGAATAGCCGTATGGAGTTTGATAAATTTGCGATCTCTACTACGAGTAAGAATCCGTTTACCATAGATGGTTATGTCGATTTTAAAGAATTGAGTATTCCAACTGCCAACCTTTCGATGAAAGCTAATAATTATACTTTGCTTGATGCCCCGCGTACAAATGAAAGTTTGATTTATGGCAAACTGTTTGTTGATTTGAATGCGACAGTCAGAGGGCCTTTAGATGCTCTTGTGATGAGAGGAAACATGAATGTTCGGGGCAATACGAATGTCACGTATGTATTGAGGGATTCTCCACTTACTGTGCAGGATCGTTTGGGAGACTTGGTAACCTTTACTTCATTTAACGACACGCTTTCGCAAAAGAAAGAGGAGGAACCGACGATTTCTTTGGGAGGACTTGATATGCTGGTGACTTTACATATTGATCCGGCGGTTCGTCTAAAGGCTGATTTGAGTCCGGATCGTAGTAGTCGTGTAGAGTTAGAGGGAGGCGGAGATCTATCTTTGCAGTATTCTCCGCGTGGAGATTTGAGACTTTCAGGACGCTATACGCTTTCCGGAGGAATTCTGAAATATGCTTTGCCCGTCATTCCCTTAAAGGAATTTGCAGTTAATGATGGCAGTTATGTGGAATGGACGGGAAACCCTATGGATCCTAATCTTAGCTTGAAGGCGACAGAACGTGTGCGGGCTTCCGTATCGGGAAGTGATGGCTCATCTCGTATGGTGAATTTTGATATTTCGATCGCTGTGAAGAATCAAATGGAAAATTTAGCATTAGTCTTTGATTTGGAAGCGCCTGAAGATGCAGATGTTCAAACTGAGATTTCAGCCATGTCGGTAGAAGAACGCAGTAAGCAGGCGATAGCAATGTTGGCCACGGGCATTTATCTGGCCAATTCGGGGACAGATAAAAATGGGGGACTTAATATGGGCGCTGCGCTGAATAACGTTCTGCAAAATCAGATAGCCAATGTGGCCGGTGCTGCTCTGAAAACGGTGAATATCTCTTTCGCCATGGAAAATTATGACAATACCAATGTGGGAGGTAAGCGTACGGATTACAATTTCCGGTATGCTCAACGATTTTTTAATGACCGTTTCCAAGTTGTGTTAGGGGGGACAATTTCTACAGGAGAGAATGCAGACGAAACGCAATCATTTATTGATAATGTATCGTTGGAATACCGCTTGGATGCTTCCGGAACACGTTATGTACGTATTTTCCATGATAAAAATTACGAGAGTGTTTTTGAAGGTGAAATAACGGAAACAGGCGTAGGTATCGTGTTGCGTAAAAAAATGAATCGTCTCGGAGAACTCTTTATTTTCAGACGGAAGAAATAG
- a CDS encoding DUF6078 family protein — MNKNFDYNFVPYGYAHCFNHQCPKADTCMRHFVALHATSDVPYISIVNPACIPADGSTCPYFHLAKRIRVAWGISHLLDNVLNKDACTLKQQMLAHFGKSLYYRFYRKERYVNPSEQAFIQQLFLQKGITEEPPFDSYTEEYDW, encoded by the coding sequence ATGAACAAGAATTTTGATTATAACTTTGTACCCTATGGCTATGCCCATTGCTTCAACCACCAATGTCCGAAAGCAGACACTTGCATGCGCCACTTTGTAGCCCTCCATGCCACATCCGATGTACCCTACATCAGCATCGTAAATCCGGCCTGTATTCCTGCCGATGGCTCCACTTGCCCTTACTTTCATTTGGCCAAACGGATACGCGTGGCTTGGGGCATCTCCCATCTGCTCGACAATGTTCTCAACAAAGACGCCTGTACCCTGAAGCAGCAGATGCTTGCCCATTTCGGAAAGAGCCTCTACTACCGCTTCTACCGTAAGGAACGTTACGTCAACCCCAGCGAGCAAGCCTTCATCCAACAACTGTTTCTTCAGAAAGGCATTACCGAAGAACCTCCTTTCGATTCCTATACCGAAGAGTATGACTGGTAG